A window of the Hordeum vulgare subsp. vulgare chromosome 5H, MorexV3_pseudomolecules_assembly, whole genome shotgun sequence genome harbors these coding sequences:
- the LOC123399808 gene encoding LOW QUALITY PROTEIN: uncharacterized protein LOC123399808 (The sequence of the model RefSeq protein was modified relative to this genomic sequence to represent the inferred CDS: inserted 1 base in 1 codon), with translation MGEADLEDVVLSWSLQEINDDDLYAPKVETIPCKFKSLDHYLATYRVPLIEETRSDLCSCLELVSQAPSSKILSMEVAGKSGSYFMDVDFWDNDAGFSTGAYSARSGDIFILSSIKPEAAEDLNSHGVTYCLAMVTEVSMDDEYQKGFRVKVEKNINLEEDLIKLKHAIFLNNITTNIRVWKALTFDAHMNENFTVIKSLLAPTNLGEDICGVCVKQDGGCLASFTEQLLSVKLNQSQVDAIESVISAVQCGHVNLMKLIWGPPGTGKTKTVSALLWVLACLKCRTLTCAPTNVAVVGVSTHFRQNLKDFNQHTDNIVLPFSLGDILLFGSRSNMDITKDLQEIFLDFRVDELVECFSSLSGWNSRIASMISFFEDSASRYDMLLQDDGKTDPVCFLDFIKKQFDATAIALKRCIMNLWVHLPGRCFSRDSAINISTLLHMLENFGALLCDVDLTDEGLKRGLGCLSTENSVCAQPISSIEKELDGARSTCLKLLKDLLHSLNLPTGVDKSWVQNYCICNATLLFCTTSSSYRLHHMEIAPLDVLIVDEAAQVRECELVIPLRLHWLKHVVLVGDDCQLSAMVKSKVCKEAGFATSLFERLVMLKFDKHLLNIQYRMNPCISLFPNAQFYERKILDGFNVLSPSYNKDYTCLPFGSYTFINLTDGREDKEGVGNSCRNMVEVAVVLHLTHTIFKSWKRTDQGLSIGVVSPYNAQVDAIKSRLGKKYDTCDGFHVRVMSIDGFQGEEDDIVILSTVRSNGRGIVGFLADNRRTNVALTRARHCLWIVGNAHTLYKSGTEWTDLIADAERRKCIFSVTNDATICKLVLQVKQELDELEDLLNADSAVFSNTRWKVILSDEFRKSFTKLKSPQLRKEVLQKLIKLGDGWRTTVKNLDMPGVSHLVKVYNVWDLYLVWSTDVEKTERTYSQIIRIWDLLSQQNVARTVQRLENLFSMYTDDYLDHCRRVQTQGKLEVPIVWDIVHDIIRYSKDCKVDSHEERDLVDTSYAMENSKVSESFLLMKFYSLSSGMAKHLLTATDGSEINVPFELTDEEQVIIQFPLTSFVLGRSGTGKTTVLTMKLIQKEQQSLIASQGLNLDGADLSGVDDNNIMPPKNGGESSVKQVFITVSPKLCSAIKDHICRLKRFGTGDVCDQPSILHMHDIMDDLEEFTEIPDSFCDLPHGHYPLTITYRKFLMMLDGTCQTSFFDAFYGEMKSSFERGYSRSRAVQTFIELKEVTYEKFVTFYWPRFNANLTRKFAASTVYTEIISHIKGAYQASRPYTGKLGRQDYVMLTDKRFSSLNNEKRDRIYDIFLEYESMKCTAREFDLSDFINSLHSSLVSEGYNGDMVDFVYIDEVQDLTMTQIALLKYVCMNIKEGFLFAGDTAQTIARGIDFRFEDIRSLFYTAFLAETEASIEGLKHGKRVHLSDMFQLSQNFRTHSGILRMAQSIMSLLYFFFPSSVDKLNPETGLVHGEAPVLLESDNDENAIMTIFGESKSKHGNLHGFGAEQVILVRDDATKKKIIDIVGKQALVLTIVECKGLEFQDVLLYNFFGSSPLRTKWRVLYGYMEDKDIIAHSEEISHPGFDRSKHYLLCSELKQLYVAITRTRQRLWICENTDDYCRPMFDYWKKLCLVEVRLLDSPLIQAMQTGSSSDDWRLRGIKLFNEGQFEMATMCFEKAGDVYREKWARASGLLATADHVISTNLELGKASLQTASEIYESIGMHEKAATCYIKLADYKKAGMVYMQKCGTSRLEEAGDCFAKAECWSEAAEMFLKAKCYTKCFSMCSKGKQLYNLGLQFLQQLEEEHSLENSNSLEVSAIRTKYLDNCAQHYFERGDIKNMMPFVKAFSSMDHVRTFLNSRDLVDELLSLEMEMGNFLEAAGIAKHKGDVLLEVDILEKADLFEAATRLLLLRITVDSLWSSNSRGWPLKRYPEKAQLLAKAKEMAKNVSECFYCFVCVEADALSGVNKSLSSLSCTFLEGRKCANLLVELVASRSILDVHLQSRTSGYKIELGPGSEDENSCNDMLASNQMSPQTLFYAWNHWKSIIIKVLSHLRHTNGPELNDYAIVCEDLCAKYFGLRKDGEVDRYVVLNINASWLSNAGRNSLQQDSNRYLLGAPECHSYAQCFWMNELSSVGFSVLKKLESIVQISPKPVSSYTLVRTILIIHEIGKLLEEPLFSMPKGSMKLRSFFVLCERRFFELVFLVWRDGAKGSLLHLLDSPAAYGLIADSLSANLRPANKKLTHGHLGRTTMLLLHAAQLDEALLSRLLQYIGNNSEWADFFRYFKRFLDSGCDRSSLILNFKLALEFTFSVKWKDELDYISPLCYVSLMECLGFLASSYLVQNEFICCTKSLLVNMLECRTSKAYIESCLVSKSSPDSDLDRWTNSSGHFIYETIMTILTAKHMLQEWVQKTSCPSSTSYKAVLLRIVVTLYPLIITLSLGNCYEVTRTLVKNEVFKDLPXEVSKKIEDALKMRPRTRSDFTRVLADALAAIGDHMVFIGSPKGPAICRNLNAYMISKEDLHDVPKIMALLYIEEPSSVKQETPLPEKSDGSKFGNPVPVEVLKIESSIQTDSSDDMFETLWKKFETFRLDVEGHKDSRVVIQFFRDALPWLEQSGLLAVIDKQVDEHNLEAIKHICSEFEKLPDRTARNAVDDLFSKWQGSEKALEVVFRLVYGTRHCMDDCLANHKSKDGCREKGKFPGLTILKVPTASIRNACPDDERADMGEAAATSAKAGQKQKGKKKSKRMKKPDKGRGKK, from the exons ATGGGGGAGGCGGATTTGGAGGACGTGGTGCTCTCCTGGTCGCTCCAGGAGATCAACGACGACGACCTCTACGCGCCCAAG GTTGAGACTATTCCCTGCAAGTTCAAGTCACTTGATCACTATCTCGCGACGTACCGtgtgcctctgattgaagaaacaAGGTCAGATCTGTGCTCATGCCTTGAACTCGTCAGTCAAGCACCGTCGTCGAAAATACTTTCCATGGAGGTAGCAGGAAAATCGGGATCATACTTCATGGATGTGGACTTTTGGGACAATGATGCTGGTTTCTCTACTGGGGCTTATTCTGCCAGGAGTGGTGACATCTTCATTTTGTCTAGCATAAAACCTGAAGCTGCAGAGGACTTAAACAGCCATGGTGTCACATATTGCTTGGCAATGGTTACTGAGGTTTCTATGGATGATGAATATCAGAAGGGCTTCAGAGTCAAAGTTGAAAAGaacattaatttggaagaagactTGATCAAACTCAAACATGCAATATTTCTCAATAAtatcaccacaaacatacgtgtaTGGAAAGCACTTACCTTCGATGCACACATGAATGAGAATTTCACAGTAATCAAGTCGCTCTTAGCCCCCACAAATCTG GGTGAGGATATTTGTGGTGTGTGTGTTAAGCAGGATGGGGGCTGTTTGGCTTCTTTCACAGAGCAATTATTGTCGGTTAAGCTTAATCAATCGCAAGTGGATGCTATTGAATCTGTCATCTCAGCTGTACAATGTGGGCATGTGAACCTCATGAAGCTTATATGGGGTCCACCAGGCACTGGAAAAACCAAGACGGTTAGCGCTTTACTGTGGGTCTTGGCGTGTTTGAAATGCAGAACTCTTACTTGTGCTCCCAcaaatgttgctgttgttggcgtTAGCACCCATTTCCGTCAAAACTTGAAGGATTTCAATCAGCACACTGACAACATTGTTCTACCTTTTTCTCTTGGAGATATCTTGTTGTTTGGAAGCAGGTCTAACATGGACATCACCAAGGATCTTCAGGAGATTTTCTTGGATTTTCGTGTCGACGAACTTGTGGAGTGCTTTTCATCGTTGTCTGGATGGAACAGCAGAATAGCTTCAATGATATCCTTTTTTGAAGACTCTGCTTCACGGTATGATATGCTTCTTCAGGATGATGGCAAAACTGATCCAGTGTGCTTTCTCGACTTCATAAAGAAGCAATTTGATGCTACAGCAATAGCTCTGAAAAGATGCATAATGAATTTGTGGGTTCACCTTCCTGGAAGGTGCTTTTCTCGTGATAGTGCCATAAATATATCTACATTGCTTCATATGCTGGAAAATTTTGGCGCCCTTCTGTGTGATGTAGACCTTACTGACGAGGGCTTAAAAAGGGGCCTTGGTTGTCTGTCAACTGAAAACTCTGTTTGCGCACAGCCTATATCTTCTATTGAGAAGGAACTGGATGGAGCAAGGTCTACATGCCTCAAATTGCTTAAAGATCTGCTACACTCACTTAATTTACCCACTGGAGTAGACAAAAGCTGGGTCCAGAACTACTGCATATGCAATGCAACACTTCTTTTCTGTACTACCTCTAGCTCTTATCGGTTGCATCACATGGAGATTGCACCCCTCGATGTATTGATTGTTGATGAGGCTGCTCAAGTGCGGGAGTGTGAATTGGTGATCCCGCTACGTCTGCATTGGTTAAAACATGTTGTTTTGGTAGGAGATGACTGTCAGCTGAGTGCAATGGTCAAAAGCAAA GTATGTAAAGAAGCTGGTTTTGCGACAAGTTTATTTgagagattggttatgctcaaattTGATAAACATTTGCTGAATATACAGTATCGCATGAATCCTTGTATCAGCTTATTTCCAAATGCTCAGTTTTATGAGAGGAAGATTTTAGATGGTTTCAATGTCCTGTCTCCTAGTTATAATAAGGATTACACATGCCTCCCTTTTGGAAGCTACACGTTTATAAATCTCACCGATGGAAGGGAAGACAAAGAGGGCGTGGGAAACAGTTGCAGAAACAtggttgaagttgctgttgttttgCACCTGACCCACACCATCTTCAAAT CTTGGAAAAGGACAGACCAAGGTCTCAGCATCGGCGTGGTCTCACCATATAATGCTCAAGTTGATGCAATTAAAAGTCGACTTGGCAAAAAATATGATACATGTGATGGATTTCATGTGCGGGTGATGTCCATTGATGGTTtccaaggggaagaggatgatatAGTAATACTATCAACTGTTAGATCCAACGGGAGAGGAATTGTTGGATTTCTTGCTGATAACCGAAGAACAAATGTTGCTCTTACTAGAGCAAG GCACTGTCTTTGGATTGTTGGGAATGCTCATACACTTTATAAAAGTGGCACCGAATGGACAGACCTTATTGCTGATGCGGAGAGACGTAAATGTATTTTCAGTGTCACTAATGACGCAACCATCTGTAAGTTGGTTTTGCAAGTAAAGCAAGAGCTTGATGAACTTGAGGATCTTCTTAATGCTGATTCAGCGGTTTTCAGCAATACCAGATGGAAG GTCATTCTTAGCGACGAGTTTAGAAAGTCTTTCACCAAACTAAAATCACCACAGCTCAGGAAGGAAGTACTCCAAAAGCTTATCAAACTTGGAGATGGTTGGAGGACAACAGTTAAGAATCTTGATATGCCTGGTGTTTCTCATCTTGTAAAAGTATACAATGTCTGGGACCTGTATCTTGTTTGGAGTACTGACGTGGAGAAAACCGAAAGGACGTATTCCCAGATAATAAGAATTTGGGACCTACTGTCACAGCAAAATGTTGCAAGAACTGTTCAACGTCTCGAGAATCTGTTCTCCATGTACACGGATGATTACCTGGATCATTGCAGGAGAGTTCAGACACAGGG GAAACTGGAGGTTCCTATTGTTTGGGATATTGTGCATGATATTATCCGCTATAGCAAGGATTGCAAAGTTGATTCTCATGAAGAGCGTGATCTCGTGGATACATCATATGCCATGGAGAATTCAAAAGTTAGTGAAAGCTTCCTGCTGATGAAATTCTACTCTCTATCATCTGGAATGGCAAAGCATTTGCTGACAGCTACTGATGGGTCTGAAATCAACGTCCCCTTTGAACTGACTGATGAGGAGCAGGTGATAATCCAATTCCCGCTCACTAGTTTTGTACTCGGGAGGTCAGGCACTGGAAAAACCACTGTATTGACAATGAAACTGATTCAAAAAGAGCAACAGTCATTGATTGCATCCCAAGGTCTAAATTTGGATGGAGCTGATTTATCTGGAGTAGATGACAATAATATTATGCCACCAAAGAATGGAGGAGAAAGTTCTGTGAAACAAGTATTTATCACTGTGAGCCCAAAGCTATGTTCAGCCATAAAAGATCACATCTGCAGACTAAAAAG ATTTGGCACCGGTGATGTCTGTGACCAGCCTAGCATTCTTCACATGCATGACATCATGGATGACCTGGAAGAGTTTACAGAAATTCCTGACAGTTTTTGTGATCTACCTCACGGGCACTATCCTCTTACTATAACATATCGTAAGTTTTTGATGATGCTTGATGGAACATGTCAGACATCTTTTTTCGATGCGTTTTATGGTGAAATGAAGTCTAGCTTTGAGAGAGGCTATTCAAGATCTCGTGCAGTGCAAACTTTTATTGAATTGAAGGAAGTTACCTATGAAAAATTTGTTACTTTCTACTGGCCTCGTTTTAATGCAAACCTGACAAGGAAATTTGCTGCATCCACTGTCTACACTGAAATAATTTCTCATATAAAGGGTGCGTATCAAGCAAGCAGGCCTTATACTGGCAAACTGGGAAGACAAGATTATGTGATGCTCACAGACAAAAGATTTTCATCTTTGAACAATGAGAAGAGAGATAGAATTTATGATATATTCCTTGAATATGAGAGTATGAAATGCACTGCCAGGGAGTTTGATTTGTCAGATTTCATCAATAGTCTTCACAGCAGTCTTGTATCTGAGGGCTACAATGGAGATATGGTGGATTTTGTTTACATAGATGAGGTCCAGGATCTCACCATGACACAAATAGCACTTCTTAAGTATGTCTGTATGAACATCAAGGAAGGCTTCCTTTTTGCTGGTGACACTGCACAGACTATAGCAAGGGGTATCGATTTCAGGTTTGAAGATATCCGTTCACTTTTTTATACTGCATTCCTGGCAGAAACTGAAGCGTCTATTGAAGGACTTAAACATGGGAAAAGAGTCCATCTCTCAGATATGTTCCAACTATCTCAGAATTTCCGCACACACTCTGGCATCCTCCGTATGGCACAAAGTATCATGAGCCTTCTGTACTTCTTTTTCCCGTCAAGTGTTGACAAGCTTAATCCAGAGACTGGACTTGTTCATGGAGAGGCTCCTGTGCTGCTAGAGTCTGATAATGATGAGAATGCAATTATGACTATTTTTGGAGAAAGCAAAAGTAAACATGGTAACCTGCATGGGTTTGGTGCTGAGCAAGTCATATTAGTTCGTGATGATGCTACCAAAAAAAAAATTATTGATATTGTTGGTAAACAAGCTCTTGTTTTGACTATTGTTGAATGTAAGGGCCTTGAGTTTCAG GATGTGCTGTTGTACAACTTCTTTGGCTCGTCGCCTTTAAGAACCAAATGGAGAGTTCTCTATGGCTACATGGAGGATAAAGATATCATAGCACACTCTGAGGAGATCTCTCATCCGGGTTTCGACAGAAGCAAGCATTATCTTCTCTGTTCAGAACTGAAGCAACTATATGTTGCAATCACACGCACTAGGCAAAGACTGTGGATATGTGAAAATACAGATGATTACTGTCGACCAATGTTTGACTACTGGAAAAAGTTGTGTCTTGTAGAAGTTAGATTACTTGATTCTCCCCTCATTCAGGCAATGCAGACAGGGAGCAGCAGTGATGATTGGAGGCTACGGGGAATCAAG TTGTTCAACGAGGGGCAATTTGAGATGGCTACTATGTGTTTCGAGAAGGCCGGTGATGTGTACAGAGAGAAATGGGCAAGAGCTTCTGGACTTCTAGCTACCGCTGACCATGTCATTTCAACAAATTTGGAGTTGGGCAAGGCTTCATTGCAAACAGCATCAGAGATTTACGAGTCCATAGGCATGCATGAGAAAGCTGCTACTTGCTATATCAAATTAGCTGACTACAAAAAAGCAG GTATGGTCTATATGCAAAAATGTGGTACTTCTAGACTTGAGGAAGCTGGTGACTGTTTTGCTAAGGCTGAATGCTGGTCGGAGGCAGCTGAAATGTTCTTGAAAGCTAAGTGTTACACCAAGTGTTTCTCCATGTGCTCGAAAGGAAAACAATTATACAATCTGGGCTTGCAGTTTCTGCAACAGTTAGAGGAGGAACATTCACTTGAGAATTCAAACTCCTTGGAGGTTTCTGCAATTAGAACGAAATATCTGGATAATTGTGCTCAACATTATTTTGAGCGTGGTGACATAAAGAATATGATGCCCTTCGTTAAAGCTTTCAGCTCTATGGATCACGTACGGACATTCCTAAATTCTAGAGATCTTGTTGATGAACTGTTGAGTTTGGAGATGGAAATGGGTAATTTCCTAGAAGCTGCAGGAATAGCAAAGCATAAGGGAGATGTATTACTTGAGGTAGACATACTCGAGAAGGCAGATTTGTTTGAGGCTGCAACACGGCTTCTCCTCCTCCGTATCACTGTGGATTCCTTGTGGTCTTCAAATAGTAGAGGGTGGCCTCTCAAAAGATATCCAGAGAAGGCACAGTTGCTTGCAAAAGCCAAAGAGATGGCAAAAAATGtctctgagtgcttctactgctttGTTTGCGTCGAAGCTGATGCACTGTCAGGTGTGAATAAGTCCCTTTCCAGTTTGAGTTGCACTTTTCTTGAGGGCAGAAAATGTGCAAACTTGTTAGTTGAACTTGTTGCTTCCCGTTCGATCCTTGATGTTCATCTTCAGTCTCGAACCTCTGGATACAAGATAGAATTAGGGCCAGGATCGGAAGATGAAAATAGTTGTAATGATATGCTAGCCTCTAACCAGATGTCACCCCAAACTCTGTTTTATGCCTGGAATCACTGGAAGTCAATCATAATCAAGGTACTATCTCATCTTCGCCACACCAATGGTCCAGAATTAAATGATTATGCAATTGTGTGTGAAGATCTTTGCGCCAAGTACtttggattgagaaaagatggtgAAGTTGACAGATATGTGGTGCTGAACATTAATGCAAGTTGGCTTTCCAATGCTGGCAGGAATTCATTGCAGCAAGACAGCAATAGATATTTATTGGGTGCCCCTGAGTGTCACTCATATGCTCAGTGTTTCTGGATGAATGAACTGTCTTCTGTTGGTTTCAGTGTACTTAAGAAGTTGGAGTCGATTGTTCAAATTTCTCCAAAGCCGGTATCTTCATATACCCTTGTGAGAACTATCCTTATCATACACGAGATAGGAAAGCTTCTGGAAGAACCACTGTTCAGTATGCCAAAAGGTTCCATGAAGTTAAGAAGCTTTTTTGTTCTCTGTGAACGTCGCTTCTTTGAGTTAGTTTTTCTTGTGTGGAGAGATGGGGCAAAGGGGAGCCTCTTGCATCTACTTGACTCACCAGCTGCATATGGATTGATTGCTGATTCTCTTAGTGCAAATCTTCGCCCAGCAAATAAAAAATTGACTCATGGGCATCTTGGGAGAACGACCATGCTTCTGCTTCATGCAGCACAATTGGATGAAGCGCTACTTTCAAGACTACTACAGTACATAGGCAATAATTCTGAGTGGGCAGATTTTTTTCGAtatttcaaaagatttcttgacagtggttgtgaTAGATCCTCCTTGATCTTGAACTTTAAGCTTGCTCTTGAGTTTACCTTCAGTGTAAAGTGGAAGGATGAACTAGACTACATATCCCCATTATGCTATGTGAGCCTTATGGAGTGCCTTGGTTTCTTGGCTTCATCATACTTGGTACAGAATGAATTTATATGCTGCACGAAATCTCTGTTGGTCAATATGCTGGAGTGCCGTACCAGCAAGGCTTACATTGAAAGCTGCCTGGTATCTAAGTCGAGCCCAGATTCTGATCTAGATCGTTGGACAAACTCATCAGGACATTTCATATATGAGACAATTATGACTATCTTGACGGCCAAGCATATGCTCCAGGAATGGGTGCAGAAGACCTCATGTCCTTCTAGTACTTCATACAAAGCAGTCCTGCTGAGAATAGTTGTTACACTTTATCCTCTGATCATTACTCTTTCTCTGGGGAATTGCTATGAGGTCACACGTACCCTTGTGAAGAATGAAGTCTTTAAGGATTTAC TTGAGGTCTCTAAGAAGATTGAAGATGCTTTGAAAATGAGGCCTCGCACACGGAGCGACTTCACAAGAGTGCTTGCTGATGCACTTGCCGCAATCGGAGATCATATGGTATTTATTGGTTCACCCAAAGGCCCAGCAATCTGTCGGAACTTGAATGCTTATATGATTAGCAAGGAGGATTTGCATGATGTTCCGAAGATAATGGCACTTCTGTATATTGAAGAACCAAGTTCTGTAAAGCAAGAGACTCCATTGCCAGAAAAATCTGATGGTAGCAAGTTTGGAAACCCTGTGCCTGTAGAGGTATTAAAGATAGAGAGTTCGATACAGACAGATTCATCAGATGATATGTTTGAGACTCTCTGGAAGAAATTTGAGACTTTTCGACTCGATGTGGAAGGCCAT AAAGACTCGAGGGTTGTTATTCAATTTTTCAGAGATGCCCTTCCATGGCTGGAGCAATCAGGCCTTCTAGCAGTGATTGATAAACAGGTTGACGAACACAATCTGGAAGCGATCAAGCACATCTGCAGTGAGTTTGAGAAGCTTCCTGACAG GACGGCGAGAAACGCCGTGGATGATCTATTCTCAAAGTGGCAAGGTTCGGAGAAGGCACTGGAGGTGGTCTTCCGCCTTGTGTATGGTACAAGGCATTGCATGGATGATTGTTTAGCGAATCACAAAAGCAAGGATGGCTGTCGCGAGAAGGGGAAATTCCCCGGCTTGACCATCTTGAAGGTGCCCACAGCGAGTATACGGAACGCATGCCCAGATGATGAACGAGCTGACATGGGAGAAGCTGCCGCCACTTCAGCAAAGGCGGGACAGAAGCAGAAGGGCAAGAAGAAATCCAAGAGGATGAAGAAGCCCGACAAGGGCCGTGGCAAGAAGTGA